A segment of the Excalfactoria chinensis isolate bCotChi1 chromosome Z, bCotChi1.hap2, whole genome shotgun sequence genome:
AATGTAGTTAATGTAAATAAGTAACAAaaattctttatatatatatatatatatatatatatatatatatatatatttcattaaaagtTAGAAAAAGAggacaacaaaaacataaaactagtggATTGGACAAATATACACTGTAGCATTGGTGCTGGTTAGTTGCAAGCTGAAGAGCTAATGTATGGTTTTGTTGATTCTATTACTTGCATCTGATTGTTACTCACAAAGTCTTATTGTTCTCTGTAATTGTATAATTTGCAACAACTGAAAATTGATAAATACCTTCATGCCTGTCATTTTTTAGGAGATCAAATACAAGGGGGAAAAATACTGCCATTTgaataaataatcttttaaatTATGCCTATTCCAATTAAGTTTCTTACATTACACTGATAAAGAAGTGCTAGGACTCTAGCAACCTGGATAGCCACTTACAGTGGCAGCCACCTCAGTCTTCCATATAGCATCCACTCATTGTCCTTAGTTTCACATCTAGTTTGTTCTTAAATTAATAGGACTTCTTAAAAATATGCTTCATGTTCTAGCTGGAATATTTTATGATCCAAAGTTTGAATCAGAAGTCatctgaaaaaatgaagaaaagaaaaaaggcccAGAAATGCCATCGAGTACAACCACCTCAGCTGGAACAGCCAGGTGCTCACTGATATCTGATCTCTGCTGTGTGTGGTGTTATGCAATTAATATTTTGTGGTAATTATTCTAAGTAGTGCTACCTGTCCTCAGCTATTCTGGTTATGTTGCTCTATTTGGGCAGTCACTAAGTGCTGGTTTAATTGATGTGGGGAGAACTGTGCAGTGTTGCAGTGGACTTATTGATTTTGGATAAAAATTAGGTGTCATTTTCTCGTACacttgacaaaaaaaaaaaaaaaaagaggaatgtaGATATAAATACAAGCTTTATGTAAAAGAACTACAGATAAATTATAAAAGCTGGACATTAGCTAATGCTTTGTTGTAGGATTTCAGCAAGTAACTTCtttatttgctgaaaataaaacaagggaAAAGTGTGTACAGCTACACTTGAGCTCCTGCGTCTAGTTTCCGAGTGTCTGATGCACATATCCAGTGTAATAATTATTGGTCAGTGTTTACTTTTCAGTATGTGTTTATCTTTTCTTATACCTACTAGAAAGTCACTCTGATCATGAGGTTTGGGATTCACTGCGAAGGTGTATTTTGAACTTGAGTGCCTTAAGAGCTTTTCTAAGAGGGTGGATATCTTTTACTAAGCATGTTCTATGGGATATTTTCACTGCTGTAGCAATTTACTAAGTGTATTGAAACTGTACGTAGgatattttcttacttttgttgttgttgttgttgttgaaaatTTGTCCTTCATTTAATTAGATTTCTGGGGAGAAAATATTCTGTAGGTGATAATTGCCACAATTTTACATATCAGCTTCTTACTCTTACAGAAAAAATGCCCATTTTAAAAGGTGAAGCCTCTCACTATGACTCTGACCTGCACAACCTGCTATTCTGCTGCCAGTGTGCAGATGTGGCCTTTTACTCAGAAGACTCCAGCAAAGTGGTGGAAGCTCACAAGGTCATCTTGTGCTCAGTGAGCCACGTCTTCATGCTGCTCTTTGATGTGAAGAGCCCTGCGGACATCCATGACCCCTCCatcctgagcacagcacagagcctcTTTGCAGTGGAGGCTGGGGCCGGTCTGGCTGCTCCTCATGATGTGCCACCATGCAGTGTGCCTGTCAGGGTGGTCGTTAAGGACTCTGTCTTCTGCTCCTGTCTGTCGGACATCCTGCACTTCATCTACTCAGGTACACCATGAGAATGGGCCCACCTActcagttctgcagcagcagcaaatattCTGCTCAGGAGCACATGCATTAACTGAAGAAGTGTGCTTTAGCTGTCATTGGGTCATATCATGTTGCTACACTTATTTTATCCCTTGTGGTTACTAGCAACTGCATATGAAAGAAGTCCTTTACATACATATAATTTCAAAAGTAAATTAGCTGTCATTCCTGaactaatgaagaaaaattaagtGCAATACTTAACAATTTCCACAAGCTAATGTCAATTATATTCAAAACTTTACCAACAAAATCTAGAACTTGTGACAGTTTCACATATCAGggttttaaaatactttgagaAAATACTTAGATTGACTGCATACTTTAAACATGTGGAAGAGAATGCAGGGTTACGGGGGCAAAactgtcttgttttctcttctagaTATGGTGGTACTCCAGTGAAAATAGTGATGACTGGTCTAAATGCAGATAGCATTTCTATACATTTCATGCATTTTGCTACCAATCAAATCTAGGCAGTGGTTCTCACCTAAATGAGGTTAGCCATCCAGACAATTGAAAGATGCCAAAAAGGTCTAACTGTCTTTGAAACTTACCATAACAAAGTGTACAAGGATAAAATCTGTGCTTTCGTAGCTGTTCCTCTGACTACTGTCACCTGAACTGCAGATCAGGTTTGGCAATAATACTatttactgtaatttttttttttttttttaattttttattttattttattttattttattttactgtttaagCTTTCAGAGCCTTCACAGGCCATCAGAAGGCCATTTTAAAGCTGGTCAATATTTGAAATGTTTAGCTTAGattaatttttgaaagaaagctATTGAGATACATAATAGAGTATCATCAGTTTGACTCTGAAAGCCAGAAAGAAATTTGTTGAGAACTATTTGGTCATTTAAGTTACCAGTATTCAGAGCATGACTGCACATGGAACTTTTCTGGTTGAGACACCTACAAAGCAAATCAGATACTATGGAAGTCTCACAGATAGTGAAACATTTGGTACTGAAGGCTTTCCTGCAATATATGATGGTTGAAATGGGAGGAATCACAGAAGTCCATTCTGAAAGCAAGAGagatgacagaatcacagaatagggacctctgaagatcatctagtccaatctcCCTGCTAAACCAGTTTCCCAGAGTAGGTTATGCAGGAAAGAGTCCAGATGCTTCAACCACACTGTCCATACTTGGTGGTATCACTGTACAAGTCATCTCTAACTTATCATGAAAGCTTGACTGGCAGAACTGCATCTTCTATTTCCTAAGTGAAAATGTCCAGCTGATTTATATGCAAAAAATGTAATATCTGCAGGATGTTTTTGACATTGATAGCAAATTTTCTCTGCCTGCTGAGAGCTGTGCCTTGTCTACTTATAAGCCCATTTTACTTGGTTTTCTGACAGGTGCTTTCCAGTGGGAGCGATTAGAAGAAGATataaaaaagaagttgaaagaTTCTGAAAAAACTGAGCATGTGCTTGAGAAAGTTAAATGTATCCTGAAAACTCCAGGGAAGGTACATCTAACACACTGGGGATAATGTGTAGAAACAGTTACAGTTCTCAGAAGATTCTTCCTTGTCAGTCCTCCTTTTACACTCTGTTTAGTTTACATGGTCTTTTGTTGCTTTGTAAGTAGTTTGTTACATGAATTCGCAACACAGAAACATAGACATGCTGAGGTAGTGTGCTGAATGAATGTAATCACTAAAAAGCACGTAAGTAATCTCCTAACAGGATTACTTTATTTATAGCTTCGTGCATTGTATAGCAATATGATGATGTGTTCCTAATTCTCATGTAATAAGGGATGCTCAGGGGAGCTTTACTTTTCCAAGTAGGTGCCAGAAATTTTGCTTCTGCAAGAAACTGGAAGAGTTAATTTCTCTTATAAATTTCTTGATTAAGAAATCTGCCTGTTGCTTAAGGTGTTTAGTTCAGCTAGTGACTTTGCAGTAAAGTATTGTTTACATCAAGTTAATTGTACCAATAGAAGCTTGCAGTATAATATTAGTTTTAACAGCCATTTACTTACAGCTTTTATATATCCCCCGGTACAATAGCACTTGCACACAGTATTTCTGTCAGTGTAAATGGGAAGTCATCTTGAAACCAGGATCAATAATATAACAATCAAAAGTAACTGAGCCATTCTAAGCTTCTGGTCTCTCAGCTGTAGGCTTGTCAGTTCTAAGCATCCTCAGATAACTGTTCACGggtatagaagaaaaaaaatccctgaaatCTTGTAAGATAATAAGCTCagttatttttgtatgtttgtttgcaTATTATCTGGGGGGGATGGgattgggttttgtttgttatttagGGCTTTTGTTATACTTTCAGAATACTATTATTGtatggtttttggttttggttttggttttttctgCAAAACTATGAGGACTAGAAATGAATTGGGCCTGGggctgaaatgaaaaggaggGTTGCAGAGTAACAGCTGTGAAGGATGCTCTTGGGTAGAATTACATAAAGCAGGTAGTGAAAGACTGTTGCTTAGTTTCCTCACATAAATGATGTCTTGTAATcactttttattgttattactttttttttcttccccatggGCAACTGTATGTGATAACTTTTGTTGCTAATTTAATTTGCAGGTAAACAGTTTGAGGGACTGCCAATCTCACCAGATAAAGCGGCTGTACAGTACTTCTCTCAGGCTGTTCTTTAACACGCCTGTCCTGGCAGATGTCATCTTCACAATACAAGGTACCTCTGCTCCTCCATGTCTCCAGCAGTTCTCCTCTCTGAAAGGAGATGTGAAGTGATAGAAACTGTATTTACATAGACATCAAAACTGAGAAAACGCGTGCACTTTcctgacactttttttttgcttatcaGTAGCACTTGTCTGAATGGAAGCTTTGGGGCAGTGTCTGCACTCAGTAGTTTGCTGAGCCTGATGTTGTCTGCCTGTGTTGGTAGAGATTATACCACTCAGATTTATGCATATGCTTCTGGTAGGCCTAGCAAAATGAGGAGATGCTCCTGAACAGCCCTTAGCTCTCCTTTAGTCTGTAAGGAGCATACATCACAGCACTGTCTCATCAGTGACTTTTTCCAGAAATCAAAAATGCCTTCACTCTTAAACACacctaatatatatatatatatattaggaaaagattgtaaaaatgcatgtttttgtgAGAACAAAAGTTAGACTGTGTTTTAAATGCTAATGGTTTTCCCATGCCTGCTCTTCATGCAGAAGTGACCTTTCAGAGTTAGATGGTTGTCTAATTATTCTAGATACGTATCTCGGAGCCAAATACAAAGCATTAATCTCTCAAAAATCAAGCAGATGGGGATGGGCAGATTCCTTCTAGATGTTCTTTCTAATAATGTggtaaaaatgtaataaataaataaataaataaatagataaatctttgaaaatgaatacaaaatgcTAATGTTGAATGTAATGACATGAGCAGTTCAGCTCATTGACCCATTTCTGAGAGGCCCTGTTGGAATCTGATGAAGCCATACTACTACTGTATATTTTACAGAACACAAATTGCTGCCAATTGACTCAACTTGTACTTTTTTAGAAAACCTCAGTTGTCCAATAAGAAAATGTggggtaatttttttttaatatctgatGAATCTTCCATGATTTTTCACTAATTCAAAAATCACAGTTTTGACATTAAAACTAAGTAACTGCTAAATGATACTCAATGTAGTATAGTCTTTTCCTggcaaacacatttttattctgcaaCTAATTCCTTGAAAGttgagagctgctctgagctttCCAGCTTATAAACATACTTGGGCAGCATAGAAGTATATTACATTTGCAGAAAAACTCATAGTTAGTAGCTAAATCTACTGCATGTACAATAAATAGAGGCACACATATCTTACATAACATCTGTATTACACAGTGCTCCAAGTACATTAACACTACAACACCACAGATGTTTCTTCTGTTGGTATAGAAATGTTTAATTGTTGCATGCAGCTCAGtaggaaaggaaatagaagcaTAAGTggacagaaagagaacaaaaatgagGAAGTGGCAGATGTCATGAAAATGTTGGGTAGGTGGCAAGGTTGTGGTTGAGGAGGAAATTAAAACTGACTTCTTTGTGGTTGCATGTGGTGTACTTAGCTGACAGTTGGTGTGTTTCTTACAATTTGATGAAATCATGTTTCTTTGGCTCAAGTCCTAATTCATTCAGTGGTTGCTGTCCTGCCAGCATTTGTCTGtctgaaaaaaatgcaagacttAACATCAAGGTTGTATCATGTGTATAAACTTGTCATGGATTTTTCTCTTGTATCATGCAGGTGCAACTGTACCAGCCCACAGAGCAGTTCTGGTAGCTCGCTGTGAGGTAATGGCAGCTATGTTTAATGGTAATTATCTAGAAGCAAATAGTGTTCTGGTTCCAGTGTATGGGGTTTCCAAAGAcactttcctctcctttctagAGTATCTTTATACCGACTCCTGCTGTCCAGgtaagaaaattttaaaattcatacATTGTTGCATGTTGAGTTACTAAGAATGAAGGGATAGAAAGTGATGTGGCAGCATTTATTGCATTAAGTAATACCAATAGGTTCCTGGATAAtgtctcaagaaaaaaaaaaaaaaaaaaaaaagttattgataaaaaaataaatcagtgataTTCAAGTATCATTCAAGTATTCTTTGGAATAGGTTGCCTAAAGAGGCTGTGgacgccccatccctggaggcattcaaggccaggctggatgtgtctctgggcagcctggtctggtctggtggttggtgaccctgcacatagaaggGAGTTGAAACTTGGTGATtgctgtggtccttttcaacccaggccattctgtgattctatgattttaaagcCAGTGTGTAAAGAAGGCAATGCTGTAGCTGTTTTATGCTTATGCATCAAGAGTGAAGAAAGTGTGAAATTCTGTTTCTCATCCATTAAAGCATTCTGAATTTTCTCTCTACATCATAGTAGAATTACTTCCTAGTCTGAATTCTaggttttatttcaaaattttcatttttgttggcATGTATTTTGTGATGCTTTATATAAATCAAGATAACTTGTAAGAATTCTGTATTGATGCACAGCAATATCTTACTTGCATATAAGGCACttctaattatatttaaaatggaatatttgtcaagaaaaaatgaactaaaatacTCCTTATTTCTTATCTTTTGTCTTCTTCAATGAGAAGAAGAGCCTtcttaaatatgaaatatgaattTCATACACAGATAAATCACAGataaaaaacacagataaaaaacaAGTGATCTTCCTCTCATTGATGGTGCTGCatgtaattttgtttctttttaattcttcttaaTTCTATTTTACtggtaggtttttgtttgtttgttttttgttttttgtttttgatttttttttcccacaattCCCTTTTCAGTCCTCCTAACATCTCACTATCCATTGAATTAAATATGCAACATCTacagcattttttaaatattttttttatcttttcagtctcttttttgACTGTATTTTCTCTTGTAAGTATTACAGATGTTCTCTTTTGAAAGGGAAGTTACAAACTTTCATCATTCTAATTATCACTAGCTTAAAAGAGATCAGCGACATTTGACTTATCACCTTCAAGACATATGAAATTGGCTAGTTTGTTATACTTGCCTTCTACCAACTACACTTTTTCCCATTATTTAAATAGTTTACCAGGAAAAGACAGTGATGAAAGCAGCctataacaataataacaaaaaataaaagaatgaaacagcattttgaTTTCATGTTTGTTGTTAAATGTTTAAAAGATCAGTCTGTATAAAGCAGCTTCAGTCATCTTCTCAGGTAAGTCAGATATGTGTAACtgatgttctgttgttttttcagcCAGTATTCTCCAAGCTATGTCCCTCTTGATCTGTGCAGAGATGTACCAAGTAATGAGGCTCCAGCATATCTGTGAGCTCTACATTATCACACAGCTCCAGAGCATGCCTAGTAGAGAACTGGCATCCACAAGTCTCAGCATTGTTAGCCTGCTCAAAAAAGCTAAGGTATGACTTTCTTATAATGAAGAAGAATATGTTCACTATTACTATATTTGTTCACTATTACTATGtggaagggagggaaaggaattttatttatttatttatttttaattgtaacTGTTAAAATGTTGATTAACTTAACAATTTCACTTCTGAAGGCAAGTGTTGACTTATAATTCGGTGCTTAGGGATTTCTGGTGGCACAAGGGTGTCAAAAAAGAGGTCTTCCTCAGCCTTTTATTATAGGATGCGCAGTCATACCATACTCTGTGCAGTTTTCTTCACCAATGACACACTGCAGTAATTCAGCTTAATTTCTACCAAAAGGGTATGTTTAAGGCAACTGAAGATTCACTACGTCCTCTCTTAGTcaaaaaagtaaattatattATATCCAACTACCACAGAAAATGTAACCTGATTGATAGATATtgagtgaaaagaaagggttAGAGGCTGAAAAAAGGTAGATAGCAAAAGAGAAAGTAGGGGTAgatttggaaagcaaaagagaaaagcaaaatgtttacAAGCCTCAGGAGGCATATTACAGAAATGTGTCCATTTACATATCTCTGTCAATGTCCCTTTCAGTTCCTCCTGTTAAAACTTTATAAATACAATGCTGTGTTAATAGTGGTaatctaaaatattttgtcatggGGAGTAtggttgtttttctcccttcttttagacTTGGTAGCATTAAATTGTTGTTTGTATTTCCTTCTTGCAGTTTCACAATTCTGATTGCCTTTCCACTTGGCTTCTTCATTTTATTGCCACTAACTACCTCATCTTCAGTCAAAAGCCTGAATTTCAAGATCTTTCAGGTAGCTGTTTCcagattactttttaaaaatacttattttaaaattctgctaAGACCAGGAGTGAGATACCGAATAATAATACTTCTGCATGAGGAGATGACTAGGACTTCTCTCGATATACTGTGTAGAACAATCTAAAATctgttggaaccagatgatccaCCACCACATTGTGAGCCTTACAATGAGACACATAAAGAGCAACAGAGTCAGCACTACATACATTTGCCTTTTGATTCCTGTTGTGATGACCAGCATAGCCAATTCCTCCTGTCGCTGAATCAGCATGGGACATCACATGTCATCCCTTTCACGCTCTTATACACATAAGTTTGTTTAGCTGGCACCCATTATTGAAAGTATTGAGTCACTTCCAATACCCTCTCTAAAGATGTGGGGTCTTTTTGTAGGTAGACAGTAGGATTCTTGTGATACTATGCAGTATGTCACTCTGATGAAAACAATCTTGACAGGTGCAAGTCTTTCTGTTTCAACCAAAATCGATCAGAAGTCTTCTTTCCTCATTTGCAAGACTTACATATGTATGTGTGATGACTGATGGCTTCTGACTGTTACAGAGAAAGGAGAGCTGGGTCCTCCGTGCTTTGGTTGGACCTTAGTTCCATCATCCTCTTCTAAACACCCATTTTGTAGTCAGAATTGGATGatgagtgacagcagagcagctgtgctggtgggtgTCACTCACCTGGAGGTTTGTGGTTTGAACCCCTGCCTTCTAATTCCAGGGATCAGAGTGTGTTTGAACTGCACTTGCTACAGGGATTCAGTCTCAGCTACACTGAGGTTCTTGTGAAAGTGCAGGAATCAGGGTTTTCCCTCAGTTTGGTGGAGGTGGGAGATGCCTCTGGCTTTCCGTTACTGAGTTCCAAGAGAACAAAGACCCGGTGGCTTATGGGTCACTGCAGGGATTCATCTAGGCACAGCTACATTCTCATTTTACAGTGGGATAACAATCTTATGGGGCTGCTGTCGTTGCTAGAacaataaaatcacaaaaatattagggttggaaaagaccattaagaccatctagtccaactgtcctcccaaTACCGTGTCCActaccatgtccctcagtaccacatatattattttcttgagCACTTCTAAGGATGATGACTTTACCACCTCCATGGACAGCCTGTTAAGCAGCCTGttacttcatttgttttctcacaCTGTATTCTGactcagaaaactgaaaactccAACTGTTCTCTTATTTAAAAAAGTGCTACTCCCTCATACAGAACTGCATTTGACACTCAGGCCTACATAGGCAGTCTCTGACATAGTCCACATTCACTGAGCATTCACTGAGTAGGTCTTTTCACACTCTTATTACTTCTTAGAGCTGCCAGAGCACAGTCAGGCAGCACACTGACCTATGGAAAGCTTTTGCTAAAGGTTTTAGGGCTGATGCTGCTTCTCACTGTCAATATCAGCAGGAAAATCTTTATTAGAAGattgttttctgctgaagaaagaTGTAAGGGTGCTTTTGCTTGCAAATGAAGTTACTCAGGTCAATATCAGTCTGTGCAAGCCTGCTATGACACTATAGGAGTGGTGCACCCAGAGCTGACACAGCTGTTGGTTTTTAGAGGTTTCTGAAATGGCTGGTTGTGACTGGTACCCAGCTGGCTCAGCCTCTGGTGGAAAGCAGCCATAGATCAACTTGCAGGAGAAGAGTGCCCACAGAATTGGCTAGTAGTCCTTGAATTTCCTACCAGCATGTATGGTGgtcttccctttgcttttctctttcctatgAGCCACTTCCACACAAATCATTGAGAGATTAGCATGTCCTGAGCCACCAACCTTGTGCTGAGAAAGCTGGAGGCAAGAAATGAGGGTGCAAATGTAAAAACATGTGGACCAGGTGAAAACATTCTGTTCTGGCTTGCAGGACACCAGTACTCTCACAGGCATAGCTCTGGTGGAAACTCACTGGTAGCTGGCAGCAGTTACTGGTAGGTGACCTGTATTGTTCAGAACATCACTATATAACATAATCTCCAGTTTAAAGGAGAACAGTGGAGCATGAGGGAGCTGATTACTAATTCTTTTTCTATGGGTGAAATCTTGAAATCTTCAAAAGCATCTCTGCATTCTGCAGAAGATAAATGAAAGATGCTGCATATTGCCTTTTACTAATATACCTTCCCATTGCTTGTTACTAATGTAAATTTCCTTCCTCACCATTCTTCAAGATCTCTTCTGTAGTTTGGTCTCTGTCCCACTTGGTCTAAGAATGATGCAGGATAATTTGGGTATGACTGGTGCATAGGGATGAAAATGCATACTTGTGTGAAGACAAGGAGATTTTACCTAAATACTGTGACTAATGACTCTGTTATGTGATTTTATGGTATTGGTgacagaaaaccaaacaaaaatcttgTTAACTGACCtcttcagcttgtttttttGTAGCTTCAAGGAAAACTAGTGGCATAGAGATTGAAATACCCTCCTTTATAGTGTTTCAGCATGGAAAATTTCTTGCAGTTCATTCCCATGTTTAGTTATCTTCTGAGGATAAAAAGTATCCTTCTTTAGGATGATCTCCCTTCTCTCTTTAATAAGTAttatatatgttttattatGAAACATATTTATTATTGACAGTAGCAAGGGAATATCATCTAAAAACTTTTACACTGTGCACTGCAGTAAGATCTAGATGAAAGGGACAACAGCAGTTTCAACTTTACTACTTCATTTGCGTTTCTATCCATGATGTTTTTGAACAAATTTGAGAAACTTTTTGCTGCCTGTGTATTCATGTCTATGTATAGATCACAGTTAATTTGTTTATTGCTTTGTCCAGTGGAGGAGCGCAATTTCGTAGAGATGCACAGATGGCCGTCCAATATGTATCTGAAGCAACTTGCTGAATACAGGAATTACATCCACTCTCAGAAATGCCACTGCACAGTAATGTAAGGAGACTGAACATACTGGAAGTGCATCTCAGCTGGGAAATGTCTAAATGGGGATTATATGTACAATACGATAAATATATCAACAGCAAAAATGAACTCTGATGTACCCTTGAGCAATACTGTAGCACACTTACTAGTATACTTCACTTTGGTAATAAAAgattctactttttttctccttaaagcTGTAAGAAATGTATCATTAAGAATTTTTGAGGAATGAGGATTTTGCATTTACAGACCTTAAACTGAGTCATGTCACGACTGACATCCGCTCCACTTTTTAATTGGATGTCATGGTAattttcagctgctgaactgttgaaaatgtatttttttctaaatctgtGTATAGTAGAAGTAAGATAATCACTGCTAGG
Coding sequences within it:
- the RHOBTB3 gene encoding rho-related BTB domain-containing protein 3 isoform X4, producing the protein MWSYLRRSALISEIDSSPSAEHARSPVTTEYQACIFGNVRLVVHDCPLWDIFDSDWYTSRSLIGGADIIVIKYSVNDKTSFQDLKDSYVPMIKKALNHCSVPVIISAVGARKNVPCTCPLCTLDRRNCVTTSEGVQLAKEFGATYLELHALNDFYIQKYFGGVLEYFMIQSLNQKSSEKMKKRKKAQKCHRVQPPQLEQPEKMPILKGEASHYDSDLHNLLFCCQCADVAFYSEDSSKVVEAHKVILCSVSHVFMLLFDVKSPADIHDPSILSTAQSLFAVEAGAGLAAPHDVPPCSVPVRVVVKDSVFCSCLSDILHFIYSGAFQWERLEEDIKKKLKDSEKTEHVLEKVKCILKTPGKVNSLRDCQSHQIKRLYSTSLRLFFNTPVLADVIFTIQGATVPAHRAVLVARCEVMAAMFNGNYLEANSVLVPVYGVSKDTFLSFLEYLYTDSCCPASILQAMSLLICAEMYQVMRLQHICELYIITQLQSMPSRELASTSLSIVSLLKKAKFHNSDCLSTWLLHFIATNYLIFSQKPEFQDLSVEERNFVEMHRWPSNMYLKQLAEYRNYIHSQKCHCTVM
- the RHOBTB3 gene encoding rho-related BTB domain-containing protein 3 isoform X2, yielding MSVNIVAFGNERDVLSEDSQQSSLMWSYLRRSALISEIDSSPSAEHARSPVTTEYQACIFGNVRLVVHDCPLWDIFDSDWYTSRSLIGGADIIVIKYSVNDKTSFQDLKDSYVPMIKKALNHCSVPVIISAVGARKNVPCTCPLCTLDRRNCVTTSEGVQLAKEFGATYLELHALNDFYIQKYFGGVLEYFMIQSLNQKSSEKMKKRKKAQKCHRVQPPQLEQPEKMPILKGEASHYDSDLHNLLFCCQCADVAFYSEDSSKVVEAHKVILCSVSHVFMLLFDVKSPADIHDPSILSTAQSLFAVEAGAGLAAPHDVPPCSVPVRVVVKDSVFCSCLSDILHFIYSGAFQWERLEEDIKKKLKDSEKTEHVLEKVKCILKTPGKVNSLRDCQSHQIKRLYSTSLRLFFNTPVLADVIFTIQGATVPAHRAVLVARCEVMAAMFNGNYLEANSVLVPVYGVSKDTFLSFLEYLYTDSCCPASILQAMSLLICAEMYQVMRLQHICELYIITQLQSMPSRELASTSLSIVSLLKKAKFHNSDCLSTWLLHFIATNYLIFSQKPEFQDLSVEERNFVEMHRWPSNMYLKQLAEYRNYIHSQKCHCTVM
- the RHOBTB3 gene encoding rho-related BTB domain-containing protein 3 isoform X1, encoding MSVNIVAFGNERDVLSEDSQQSSLMWSYLRRSALISEIDSSPSAEHARSPVTTEYQACIFGNVRLVVHDCPLWDIFDSDWYTSRSLIGGADIIVIKYSVNDKTSFQDLKDSYVPMIKKALNHCSVPVIISAVGARKNAVPCTCPLCTLDRRNCVTTSEGVQLAKEFGATYLELHALNDFYIQKYFGGVLEYFMIQSLNQKSSEKMKKRKKAQKCHRVQPPQLEQPEKMPILKGEASHYDSDLHNLLFCCQCADVAFYSEDSSKVVEAHKVILCSVSHVFMLLFDVKSPADIHDPSILSTAQSLFAVEAGAGLAAPHDVPPCSVPVRVVVKDSVFCSCLSDILHFIYSGAFQWERLEEDIKKKLKDSEKTEHVLEKVKCILKTPGKVNSLRDCQSHQIKRLYSTSLRLFFNTPVLADVIFTIQGATVPAHRAVLVARCEVMAAMFNGNYLEANSVLVPVYGVSKDTFLSFLEYLYTDSCCPASILQAMSLLICAEMYQVMRLQHICELYIITQLQSMPSRELASTSLSIVSLLKKAKFHNSDCLSTWLLHFIATNYLIFSQKPEFQDLSVEERNFVEMHRWPSNMYLKQLAEYRNYIHSQKCHCTVM
- the RHOBTB3 gene encoding rho-related BTB domain-containing protein 3 isoform X3: MWSYLRRSALISEIDSSPSAEHARSPVTTEYQACIFGNVRLVVHDCPLWDIFDSDWYTSRSLIGGADIIVIKYSVNDKTSFQDLKDSYVPMIKKALNHCSVPVIISAVGARKNAVPCTCPLCTLDRRNCVTTSEGVQLAKEFGATYLELHALNDFYIQKYFGGVLEYFMIQSLNQKSSEKMKKRKKAQKCHRVQPPQLEQPEKMPILKGEASHYDSDLHNLLFCCQCADVAFYSEDSSKVVEAHKVILCSVSHVFMLLFDVKSPADIHDPSILSTAQSLFAVEAGAGLAAPHDVPPCSVPVRVVVKDSVFCSCLSDILHFIYSGAFQWERLEEDIKKKLKDSEKTEHVLEKVKCILKTPGKVNSLRDCQSHQIKRLYSTSLRLFFNTPVLADVIFTIQGATVPAHRAVLVARCEVMAAMFNGNYLEANSVLVPVYGVSKDTFLSFLEYLYTDSCCPASILQAMSLLICAEMYQVMRLQHICELYIITQLQSMPSRELASTSLSIVSLLKKAKFHNSDCLSTWLLHFIATNYLIFSQKPEFQDLSVEERNFVEMHRWPSNMYLKQLAEYRNYIHSQKCHCTVM